The Molothrus ater isolate BHLD 08-10-18 breed brown headed cowbird chromosome 1, BPBGC_Mater_1.1, whole genome shotgun sequence genome includes a window with the following:
- the FSBP gene encoding fibrinogen silencer-binding protein — protein MVGKARSSNFTLSEKLDLLKLVKPYVKILEEHTNKHSVIVEKNKCWDIIADNYNAIGVDRPPRTAQGLRTLYKRLKEYAKQELLQQKETHSDCKSSISEPTKKVVEMIPQISNVCLRDRSGVQSASIDKETIAGTSSPQAMLDHHPATVMMDLQSEEDVKPPPSLIIDSQQNENLEQEEEHQLVHIMERSPSTSVSSVDMRVMMSPSPVPRRDEFFRLEVGERFRPVCGYDPQMLQMLKEEHQIILENQRKIGLYVQEKRDGLKRKQQLEEELLRTKIKVEKLKAIRLRRDLPEYSNI, from the exons ATGGTTGGGAAGGCCAGATCTTCTAATTTTACCTTATCTGAAAAGCTTGATTTGCTAAAACTCGTGAAGCCGTATGTTAAAATTCTCGAGGAACATACCAATAAGCATTCTGTAatagtggaaaaaaacaaatgctgGGATATTATAGCTGATAACTACAATGCCATCGGAGTAGATCGCCCTCCTCGTACTGCACAGGGCCTGCGCACGCTGTACAAGAGGCTCAAAGAATATGCCAAACAGGAGCTATTGCAGCAAAAGGAGACTCACTCAGATtgtaaaagcagcatttccgAGCCAACCAAGAAAGTTGTGGAAATGATTCCACAGATTTCCAATGTGTGTTTAAGAGACAGGAGCGGTGTTCAAAG TGCTAGTATCGATAAAGAAACAATTGCTGGTACCAGTTCACCACAGGCAATGTTGGATCACCATCCTGCGACAGTCATGATGGACTTGCAGTCAGAAGAGGATGTCAAACCTCCTCCTTCTCTGATTATAGACTCACAGCAAAATGAGAACTTAGAACAAGAGGAAGAACACCAGCTGGTGCATATTATGGAAAGGTCTCCTTCAACATCAGTGTCTTCAGTTGATATGAGAGTGATGATGTCTCCTTCCCCTGTACCAAGAAGAGATGAGTTTTTTAGGCTTGAGGTTGGAGAACGCTTTAGACCAGTGTGTGGTTATGACCCACAGATGTTACAAATGCTGAAAGAGGAGCATCAAATAATATtagaaaaccaaagaaaaattgGTCTTTATGTCCAAGAAAAAAGGGATGgtttgaaaagaaagcagcaactgGAAGAAGAACTGTTGCGAACAAAAATCAAAGTAGAGAAGCTGAAGGCAATACGACTACGCCGTGATCTGCCAGAATACAGCaatatctaa